One window from the genome of Bradyrhizobium xenonodulans encodes:
- a CDS encoding GcrA family cell cycle regulator, with protein sequence MEPGHWPSEHSDALRDYFLKGMSYAEMGRDINARFGTAYTRNAVIGRAKRLGLILPAWMTSPSIVPSLPGEACPPSPRRLALPYLNVPPKSAMKPAARVKLRCVGVQPRLIPLVELAGEDCRYPYGGDRDGEEIAFCGHPRQAGSSYCAPHASLTRRSGAASTPAAGPVVLRLVSAA encoded by the coding sequence ATGGAACCGGGCCATTGGCCGTCGGAGCACTCCGACGCGCTTCGCGACTATTTTCTCAAGGGCATGTCTTATGCGGAGATGGGAAGGGACATAAACGCAAGGTTTGGAACGGCTTACACGCGCAACGCGGTGATCGGCCGCGCCAAGCGGCTCGGGCTCATCCTGCCGGCGTGGATGACGAGCCCGTCGATCGTGCCGTCTTTGCCGGGCGAGGCATGCCCACCGTCGCCACGCCGGCTGGCGTTGCCGTATCTGAATGTGCCGCCGAAGTCCGCGATGAAACCCGCAGCGCGGGTCAAGCTGCGCTGTGTCGGCGTCCAGCCGCGCCTGATCCCGCTGGTCGAGCTCGCGGGCGAGGACTGCCGCTATCCCTACGGCGGCGACAGGGACGGGGAGGAGATCGCTTTCTGCGGCCATCCGCGCCAGGCGGGCTCGAGCTACTGCGCGCCGCATGCCAGCCTGACGCGGCGGTCTGGAGCTGCGTCCACCCCTGCCGCCGGTCCCGTCGTGTTGAGGCTGGTCTCTGCTGCCTGA
- a CDS encoding S24 family peptidase — MLDVAMIERGLEKTGKSKGGLAAAMGVRPGAVSEILGGERLVKASEIIPIMEYLELNLAPIMGRVGAGAVIEPDYEQVPPEGLGDIALPFPIMEETVAFEIVGDSMLPKYESGDVIVVYKDQRHPLSSFYGEEAVVRLKTGERYLKTIERGKSPSVVNLTSFNAKPIVGVKLEWVGEICLSMPKGQLERLRAKSARPRKKGK; from the coding sequence ATGTTGGACGTTGCAATGATCGAACGAGGCCTGGAGAAGACGGGCAAGAGCAAGGGCGGCCTAGCGGCGGCCATGGGCGTGCGGCCCGGCGCGGTGTCCGAAATCCTCGGCGGCGAGCGCCTGGTGAAGGCCTCGGAAATCATTCCGATCATGGAATATCTCGAGCTCAATCTCGCGCCCATCATGGGTCGCGTTGGCGCCGGCGCCGTGATCGAGCCGGATTACGAGCAGGTTCCCCCGGAAGGCCTCGGCGACATCGCACTGCCCTTCCCGATCATGGAAGAGACCGTCGCATTCGAGATCGTGGGCGATTCGATGTTGCCCAAATACGAAAGCGGCGATGTCATCGTGGTCTACAAGGACCAGCGTCATCCGCTGTCGAGCTTCTACGGCGAAGAGGCCGTGGTCCGGCTCAAGACCGGCGAGCGCTATTTGAAGACCATCGAGCGGGGCAAGTCGCCCTCCGTCGTCAACCTCACCAGCTTCAACGCCAAGCCGATCGTCGGCGTGAAGCTCGAATGGGTCGGTGAGATCTGCCTGTCCATGCCCAAGGGCCAACTCGAGCGGCTGCGCGCCAAGTCGGCGCGGCCTCGCAAGAAGGGAAAATAA
- a CDS encoding quinone oxidoreductase family protein: MTHAIRFHSTGGPEVLVWEEVSVGKPGPGEARIRHTAVGLNFVDIYNRSGVYPVQLPSGLGSEGAGIVEEVGPGVADLKPGDRVAYGASPLGAYSEARLIPADRLLKLPDGVDDTTAAAMMLKGLTTQYLIRQTYRVKAGDTILLHAAAGGVGLILSQWAKHLGATVIGTVSSDEKAKLAQAHGCDHVIIYTREDFVKRVDEITGGKKVPVVYDSVGKDTFLKSLDCLAPLGVAALFGASSGAVEPLNLGLLAQKGSLYVTRPTLFTYAAKRENLVAMANELFEVVKSGAIKIEVRQTYPLKDAAKAHADLAARKTTGSTVLTV, encoded by the coding sequence ATGACGCATGCTATTCGTTTTCACAGCACCGGCGGTCCGGAAGTCCTGGTTTGGGAGGAGGTCAGCGTCGGCAAGCCCGGTCCGGGCGAGGCACGCATCCGCCACACGGCCGTTGGTCTCAACTTCGTCGACATCTACAATCGCTCCGGTGTGTATCCGGTGCAATTGCCGAGCGGACTTGGCAGCGAGGGCGCCGGCATCGTCGAGGAGGTCGGGCCCGGTGTCGCCGACCTGAAGCCGGGCGATCGTGTCGCCTATGGTGCCTCGCCGCTCGGCGCCTATTCCGAGGCGCGGCTGATCCCGGCCGATCGGCTGTTGAAGTTGCCTGATGGCGTCGACGACACGACTGCGGCGGCGATGATGCTGAAGGGGCTCACCACGCAATATCTGATCCGGCAGACCTATCGTGTGAAGGCCGGCGACACCATCCTGCTCCATGCCGCGGCCGGCGGCGTCGGCCTGATCCTGAGCCAATGGGCAAAGCATCTCGGGGCGACTGTGATCGGCACCGTCAGCAGTGACGAGAAGGCGAAGCTCGCCCAGGCGCATGGCTGCGACCACGTCATCATCTACACGCGCGAGGATTTCGTGAAGCGCGTGGACGAAATCACGGGCGGCAAGAAGGTGCCGGTGGTCTATGACTCCGTCGGCAAGGACACGTTCCTGAAGTCGCTGGACTGCCTCGCGCCGCTTGGCGTCGCCGCGCTGTTTGGTGCGTCCTCCGGTGCGGTCGAGCCGCTCAATCTCGGCCTGCTCGCGCAGAAGGGCTCGCTCTACGTCACCCGGCCGACGCTGTTCACCTACGCCGCCAAGCGCGAGAACCTGGTGGCAATGGCGAACGAGCTGTTCGAGGTCGTCAAGTCCGGCGCGATCAAGATCGAAGTGCGGCAGACCTACCCGCTGAAGGACGCCGCCAAGGCACACGCTGATCTTGCCGCTCGCAAGACCACGGGATCGACCGTTCTTACGGTTTGA
- a CDS encoding AAA family ATPase, with amino-acid sequence MADQKASTSIEAVESGLAAQGYIASRQIATAVYLSQQIEKPILVEGPAGVGKTELAKAIAAWRGMKMIRLQCYEGLDEAKALYEWKYAKQLLYTQILKDKLGEVLGGAQTLHAALNQLHDFGDVFFSKEFVEPRPLLQALEQPGGCVLLIDEIDKSDAEFESLLLEILSDFQVTIPELGTVSAITPPTVILTSNSERDLGDALKRRCLHLHIGFPEQRLEERIVESRVPGISQTLRRQMVGFIHEIRSLDLKKLPSVSETIDWARVLVLLQASELDTEIVKDTLNVLLKYEADIEAASPQVTTFIAKAARSNVFG; translated from the coding sequence GTGGCTGATCAGAAGGCCTCGACGTCGATCGAGGCAGTGGAGAGCGGCCTCGCCGCGCAGGGCTACATCGCGAGCCGGCAGATCGCGACCGCAGTTTATTTGTCGCAGCAGATCGAGAAGCCGATCCTGGTCGAGGGCCCGGCGGGCGTCGGCAAGACCGAGCTTGCCAAGGCGATTGCCGCCTGGCGCGGCATGAAGATGATCCGCCTGCAATGCTACGAAGGCCTCGACGAGGCCAAGGCGCTCTATGAGTGGAAATACGCCAAGCAGCTTCTCTACACCCAGATCCTCAAGGACAAGCTCGGCGAAGTGCTCGGCGGCGCGCAGACGCTTCATGCCGCGCTCAACCAGCTCCATGATTTCGGTGACGTGTTCTTCTCCAAGGAGTTCGTCGAGCCGCGGCCACTGCTCCAGGCGCTGGAGCAGCCGGGCGGCTGCGTGCTGCTGATCGACGAGATCGACAAGTCGGACGCAGAGTTCGAATCGCTGCTGCTGGAGATCCTGTCGGATTTCCAGGTCACGATCCCCGAGCTCGGCACGGTTTCGGCGATCACGCCGCCGACCGTGATCCTGACCTCCAACAGCGAGCGCGACCTCGGCGACGCCCTGAAGCGGCGCTGCCTGCATCTGCATATCGGCTTCCCCGAGCAGCGGCTCGAGGAGCGCATCGTCGAGAGCCGCGTCCCCGGCATCTCGCAGACGCTGCGACGGCAGATGGTCGGCTTCATCCACGAAATCCGCTCGCTGGACTTGAAGAAGCTGCCCTCGGTGAGCGAGACCATCGACTGGGCGCGCGTGCTGGTGCTGCTGCAGGCCAGCGAGCTCGATACCGAGATCGTCAAGGACACGCTCAATGTGCTCCTGAAATACGAGGCCGACATCGAGGCAGCATCGCCGCAAGTGACGACCTTTATTGCCAAGGCGGCACGGTCCAACGTCTTCGGTTGA
- a CDS encoding vWA domain-containing protein produces MRENLHRFFRAARGAGVHVSPAESIDAMRAVKQVGFSDRAVLRDALLLTLAKSQDEKLALGDCFDLFFSQPEQRDDQPEAASDDDAAQDADRSPSSGAASEAGQGRPPEGLGPLAQMLLSQDRNAIAAAIASASGAASLSDIRYSTQRGIFSSRILDAMGLQRLRDDLDELTAANPPLAERLRAALDALREAVRDTVAQGLALYAREEAENLRNEILRNAPLARIERRQVAEMRTLIRQIARRLRERYSKPRKRQRRGHLDVRRTLRRNAAWGGVPFLTAWKRKHRDRPKIVALCDVSGSVAQVSDFFLLLIHSLHEVVDDVRSFAFSSHLIEVSEILEKKSPEEAMAEIMSKVGFGSSDYGSSLVDFEKEFMSTLTPQTTVIVLGDARSNNLDPRADILRRISERSKRLVWLNPEGRLAWGFGDSEMPRYATFCSVVRQCATAQQLERAVSDIVATYQ; encoded by the coding sequence ATGCGCGAGAACCTCCATCGTTTCTTTCGGGCGGCGCGCGGGGCCGGCGTCCACGTTTCGCCCGCCGAAAGCATCGATGCGATGCGCGCGGTCAAACAGGTCGGCTTTTCCGACCGCGCCGTCCTGCGCGACGCGCTGCTCCTGACGCTCGCCAAATCGCAGGACGAGAAGCTCGCGCTCGGCGACTGCTTTGATCTGTTCTTCAGCCAGCCGGAACAGCGCGATGATCAACCCGAGGCCGCCAGCGACGATGACGCCGCGCAGGACGCGGATCGGTCGCCCTCCTCCGGCGCGGCCAGCGAAGCGGGCCAAGGCCGGCCGCCGGAAGGCCTGGGCCCGCTTGCGCAGATGCTGTTGTCTCAGGATCGCAACGCGATCGCAGCCGCGATCGCCAGCGCTTCCGGTGCGGCCTCCTTGTCCGACATCCGCTACTCGACCCAGCGCGGCATCTTCTCCAGCCGCATTCTCGACGCCATGGGCCTCCAGCGCCTGCGCGACGATCTCGACGAACTCACTGCGGCCAATCCGCCGCTGGCCGAGCGTCTCCGTGCCGCGCTGGACGCCTTGCGCGAGGCCGTGCGCGACACGGTCGCACAAGGGCTTGCGCTCTATGCCCGCGAGGAGGCTGAAAACCTCCGCAACGAGATTCTGCGCAACGCGCCGCTGGCCCGCATCGAGCGGCGCCAGGTCGCGGAGATGCGCACCCTGATTCGCCAGATCGCGCGCCGCCTGCGCGAGCGCTATTCGAAACCGCGCAAGCGCCAGCGCCGCGGCCATCTCGATGTCCGCCGCACGCTGCGACGCAACGCGGCCTGGGGCGGCGTACCGTTCCTCACCGCCTGGAAGCGCAAGCATCGCGACCGCCCGAAGATCGTGGCGCTCTGCGACGTCTCCGGTTCGGTCGCACAAGTCTCCGACTTCTTCCTGCTCCTGATCCACTCCCTGCACGAGGTGGTCGACGATGTCCGCTCCTTCGCCTTCTCGTCGCACCTGATCGAGGTCAGCGAGATCCTGGAAAAGAAATCGCCGGAAGAGGCGATGGCCGAGATCATGTCCAAGGTCGGCTTCGGCTCGTCCGACTACGGCTCTTCGCTCGTCGATTTCGAAAAAGAGTTCATGAGCACGCTGACACCGCAGACCACGGTGATCGTGCTCGGCGACGCCCGCAGCAACAATCTCGACCCGCGCGCCGACATCCTGCGCCGCATCTCCGAACGCTCGAAGCGGCTGGTCTGGCTCAATCCCGAAGGACGGCTCGCCTGGGGCTTTGGCGATTCCGAGATGCCGCGCTACGCGACCTTTTGCAGCGTTGTGCGCCAATGCGCGACCGCGCAGCAACTCGAGCGCGCGGTGTCCGATATCGTTGCAACCTATCAGTAG